A portion of the Perognathus longimembris pacificus isolate PPM17 chromosome 20, ASM2315922v1, whole genome shotgun sequence genome contains these proteins:
- the LOC125338856 gene encoding D site-binding protein isoform X2 codes for MARPLSDRTPAPLLLGGPTGAPPGGGTLLGLRSLLQGTNKPKEPASCLLKEKERKAVLPAATVPGPGLETAAGPADAPVGAVGGGGSPRGRPGAVSGPGLLAPLLWERTLPFGDVEYVDLDAFLLEHGLPPSPPPPGGPSPVPSPARTPAPSPGPGSCGSASPRSSPGHAPARAAPGAAGGHRAGATSRDTPSPVDPDTVEVLMTFEPDPADLALSSIPGHETFDPRRHRFSEEELKPQPIMKKARKIQVPEDQKDEKYWSRRYKNNEAAKRSRDARRLKENQISVRAAFLEKENALLRQEVVAVRQELSHYRAVLSRYQAQHGAL; via the exons ATGGCGAGGCCTCTGAGCGACAGGACCCCGGCCCCCTTGCTGCTGGGTGGCCCGACCGGTGCCCCTCCTGGAGGGGGAACACTGCTTGGGCTTCGGAGCCTTCTGCAGGGGACCAACAAGCCCAAAGAGCCGGCCAGCT GTCTCCTGAAGGAAAAGGAGCGCAAGGCGGTTCTGCCCGCAGCCACCGTCCCGGGGCCCGGCCTGGAAACGGCGGCGGGTCCGGCAGATGCCCCAGTTGGGGCTGTGGGGGGCGGCGGGTCCCCGCGGGGGCGCCCGGGAGCAGTGTCTGGCCCGGGGCTCTTGGCACCGCTGCTATGGGAGCGCACGCTGCCATTCGGGGACGTGGAGTACGTGGACCTGGACGCCTTCCTGCTGGAGCATGGGCTCCCTCCCAGCCCGCCGCCCCCCGGAGGCCCGTCGCCCGTGCCCTCGCCCGCGCGCACTCCCGCGCCCTCCCCGGGGCCGGGCTCCTGCGGCTCGGCTTCCCCTCGCTCCTCGCCGGGGCACGCCCCCGCCCGGGCTGCCCCGGGGGCCGCCGGCGGCCACCGCGCAG GGGCGACCTCTCGGGACACACCCAGTCCTGTGGACCCTGACACAGTGGAGGTGCTGATGACTTTTGAACCTGACCCTGCTGATCTCGCCCTGTCAAGCATTCCAGGCCATGAGACCTTTGACCCTCGGAGACACCGGTTTTCTGAGGAGGAACTTAAGCCTCAGCCAATTATGAAGAAGGCGAGGAAAATCCAGGTGCCAGAGGATCAGAAG GATGAAAAGTACTGGAGCCGGCGGTACAAGAACAATGAGGCAGCAAAGCGGTCTCGGGACGCCCGGCGACTCAAGGAGAACCAGATCTCGGTGCGGGCAGCCTTCCTGGAGAAGGAGAATGCCTTACTGCGGCAGGAGGTGGTGGCCGTGCGGCAAGAGCTGTCCCACTATCGGGCGGTGCTGTCCCGTTACCAGGCCCAGCACGGGGCCCTGTGA
- the LOC125338856 gene encoding D site-binding protein isoform X1: MCPWNRTPSCPFLIWGREARGGSVYSGWGTTEELQSPFFSLSHLPNPVPDPLSLNFWTSILGSVWCPSLPGPLSPISLCVGVCLPGSLFLSLPLGISVHFSVLALPVLSLASDTRSPLYLYLCHRVDPYLLSYLGGLFYSPTPSLHTTPFPRSAGLLKEKERKAVLPAATVPGPGLETAAGPADAPVGAVGGGGSPRGRPGAVSGPGLLAPLLWERTLPFGDVEYVDLDAFLLEHGLPPSPPPPGGPSPVPSPARTPAPSPGPGSCGSASPRSSPGHAPARAAPGAAGGHRAGATSRDTPSPVDPDTVEVLMTFEPDPADLALSSIPGHETFDPRRHRFSEEELKPQPIMKKARKIQVPEDQKDEKYWSRRYKNNEAAKRSRDARRLKENQISVRAAFLEKENALLRQEVVAVRQELSHYRAVLSRYQAQHGAL, from the exons ATGTGCCCGTGGAATAGAACCCCTTCCTGTCCCttcctgatttggggaagggaggcAAGAGGGGGTTCGGTGTATAGTGGGTGGGGAACTACAGAGGAATTACAgagcccttttttttctctctctcacctgcCCAACCCTGTCCCTGATCCCCTCTCTCTGAACTTCTGGACCTCTATTCTTGGATCTGTGTGGTGCCCATCCCTTCCCGGGCCTCTGTCCCCTATCTCTCTATGTGTTGGTGTCTGTCTCCCCGGGTCCCTTTTCCTGTCTTTACCTCTGGGTATTTCTGTCCACTTCTCCGTCCTTGCTCTCCCTGTCTTGTCTCTCGCCTCTGACACTCGGTCCCCCCTTTATCTGTATCTCTGTCATCGCGTGGACCCCTACCTCCTCTCCTATTTGGGGGGTCTCTTCTATTCCCCTACCCCATCTCTCCATACCACCCCGTTTCCCCGGTCCGCAGGTCTCCTGAAGGAAAAGGAGCGCAAGGCGGTTCTGCCCGCAGCCACCGTCCCGGGGCCCGGCCTGGAAACGGCGGCGGGTCCGGCAGATGCCCCAGTTGGGGCTGTGGGGGGCGGCGGGTCCCCGCGGGGGCGCCCGGGAGCAGTGTCTGGCCCGGGGCTCTTGGCACCGCTGCTATGGGAGCGCACGCTGCCATTCGGGGACGTGGAGTACGTGGACCTGGACGCCTTCCTGCTGGAGCATGGGCTCCCTCCCAGCCCGCCGCCCCCCGGAGGCCCGTCGCCCGTGCCCTCGCCCGCGCGCACTCCCGCGCCCTCCCCGGGGCCGGGCTCCTGCGGCTCGGCTTCCCCTCGCTCCTCGCCGGGGCACGCCCCCGCCCGGGCTGCCCCGGGGGCCGCCGGCGGCCACCGCGCAG GGGCGACCTCTCGGGACACACCCAGTCCTGTGGACCCTGACACAGTGGAGGTGCTGATGACTTTTGAACCTGACCCTGCTGATCTCGCCCTGTCAAGCATTCCAGGCCATGAGACCTTTGACCCTCGGAGACACCGGTTTTCTGAGGAGGAACTTAAGCCTCAGCCAATTATGAAGAAGGCGAGGAAAATCCAGGTGCCAGAGGATCAGAAG GATGAAAAGTACTGGAGCCGGCGGTACAAGAACAATGAGGCAGCAAAGCGGTCTCGGGACGCCCGGCGACTCAAGGAGAACCAGATCTCGGTGCGGGCAGCCTTCCTGGAGAAGGAGAATGCCTTACTGCGGCAGGAGGTGGTGGCCGTGCGGCAAGAGCTGTCCCACTATCGGGCGGTGCTGTCCCGTTACCAGGCCCAGCACGGGGCCCTGTGA